A single window of Aphidius gifuensis isolate YNYX2018 linkage group LG1, ASM1490517v1, whole genome shotgun sequence DNA harbors:
- the LOC122860753 gene encoding apolipoprotein D-like, translated as MKNRESIHFLGTWYEIERTPNQNEINQKCSIIGYKLIPNLPLIAFILSKDKTTGEISRLPASDTPLGQHLARWDFRYPANLQESNGITSILDTDYVNYAIKTLVQQKKDRNSGYMLTVWILSREKTISKDNYNRAMDVLRSNNISPNELQQVDQLGCDNILRNYCY; from the exons TTTCTTGGTACTTGGTATGAAATTGAAAGAACTCCGAATCAAAATGAAATCAATCAAAAATGTTCAATAATTGGCTACAAATTAATTCCAAATCTACCACTAATTGCTTTTATTCTTTCAAAAGATAAAAC aactGGAGAGATTAGTAGATTACCTGCATCAGATACTCCATTAGGACAACATTTAGCCAGATGGGATTTTCGTTACCCAGCAAATCTCCAAGAAAGTAATGGTATTACTTCAATTTTAGATACTGATTATGTTAATTATGCGATTAAGACTTTggttcaacaaaaaaaagatagaaattCTGg ATATATGTTAACTGTGTGGATACTCTCGAGAGAAAAAACGATTTCaaaagataattataacaGGGCTATGGATGTTTTGCGTAGTAACAATATTTCACCGAATGAATTGCAACAAGTCGATCAACTGGGTTGTGACAATATTTTAAGAAATTATTGTTACTAA